The DNA region CGCCTCAAGATTAGTCGTGGGACTCGCCTCCTAGTTGTGGGACTCGCTTCGCGAGTCCACAACTCGTCGCCTCGGTCATGGAAAAATGCAAGCATTTTTCCGCGACACTCGGCTCCTAGGGGACTGCTTCGCAGTCCCTCATCTATCGGCTCGCCTATACAAAAGCACTAGTGCTTTTGTGCAGGTCTCGCCTCATTATTAGTCGTTCATCATATGATTATAGAACTTGCGGTAGTTGTCCTTGTCTTCGGTCTTGCGGACGGCGATGGCATCCTGCGGGTGGCGGTTGAGCATACCCGTGATCATCTGCGGGATGATGTAGCCCCACTCGTACTTGCTCTGCAGCGGGAGGAAGAGTTCCTGGATGGCGTCGAGCACCGGACGCAGGTCGTACTTCGGGTTCTTGAGGAAGCTGAGCAAGAGTTCGGTGGTGCAGTTGCCTGCGCCGCGGCCCATGCCGGACACCGAGCCGTCGAGGTAGTCGACGTGGTTGATGATGGCCTGGATGGTGTTGCTGAAGGCGAGCTGCTGGTTGTTGTGACCGTGGAAGCCGAACTTCTTGTTCTTCACGATGCTCTTGTAGCGGGCGAGTTCCTTGTCGATGTCTTCCTGGTAGAAGGCGCCGAAGCTGTCGACGAGGTAGAGCACGTCGGCCTTGCATTCTTCGTTCACCTGGTGGAGCGCTTCGTCGAGTTCCGGACCGCGGTCACGGCTCACGGCCATGATGTTGAGGGTGGTCTCGTAGCCCATGTCGTGGAAGGCGTTCACCATGCTGATGCCCTTGTCGATGTTCTTGACGTAGCTGGCCACGCGGAACATCTGGTACGGGCTTTCGGCGGCGGGCTTCACGGCGTCCATGTTCACGCGGCCCACGTCGGCCATCACGGCCATCTTCATGTTCGATTCGATGCCGTCCTTCACTTTCCACAGAAGGTCGTCGTCGCAGAACTTCCACGGGCCGTATTCCTTCGGGTCGAAAAGTTCGGGGGAGTTCTTGTAACCCATTTCCATGTAGTCGATGCCGGCTGCGGTGAGGAGTGTATAGAGTCGACGGACGAATTCCAGGGAGAAGTCGTGCTTGTTGACGAGGCCGCCGTCGCGGATGGTGCAGTCGAGGACTTTGATTGTTTCGTAGTACATGGTCTTTTCTTTGGTTGATTGTTAATTGCTCCGCAAACATAGGTTTTAGGATGCGCATGGTCAAGTAGATGAATATACGGAAATTGAAAAAGTTGTGTAATCTACGCAAAATGAGCGTAGAAATGGGCGAAAATACTGAAAATGGCGAGAATTTTGTGGCCGATTGCGTCGTTTTGAGGTGCTGGCGGATGCGCCCCTCGAGCGCCCTTTAGGCCTCTTACCTTGCTCTAACCAAGTGCGATTTTATATTCTACGCTTAAAATGCGTTAAATATGAACGTGCGACTATGTACGACGCTGTTCTGCCCCGTTTTTTTTCGTGGTGGATGTTCCCGATTCGGGTGATGTTGGTCTGTTTGGAAACTAAAGTTTTCCTGACGTGCAAAAAAATTAGAACGCTGTCGTGCCTTTTAGCTTATTTTATGATAGAGGTGTGCGAATGTGGTTTTACAAGTTTTGTCCTCTGATTGCGATTGCCGTCGCTTCGCTTTTTGGGGTGAGTTTTGCCGGCCCGGCGAGTCCGTTCCCGATGATGGTGAAAAACCCGGACGGCTCGGTCGTGGTGATTCGCAATGTCGGTAACGAGAAACTCCATTATACGGTAACGGAAGACAACGAGCTCGTCGTGCGCGACAGTCTCGGTTTTTGGAACTATGCGGATACGGCGGGCAAGCCTACCGGGATGCGCGTCCACAGGCGCGGTGAACGCGAAAAGGGCGAAAATGAATTTCTGAAAAAGCACAATTCCAAGGAAATCATCGACAGGTTCCTGAAATCCCGCAAACTGCAGCTGCAAAAGAGGGATTCCGTTTCGGTGATGCCGCTGCGCAAGGCGGCTCCGCTTCGTGCCAGGGCCAACACGCTGGAAGAAGTCCTTTCGCGTGCGACCCGTCCGCAATTTGACGAGAGCATAACGATGGGTGAATCCAACGTGCTGGTGATTCTCGTGGAGTTTAGCGATATCAAGTTTCTGTCGTCGACTCCGCAGCAGGATTTTTTGCGCTACATGAACGAGGACGGCTATTCCGAAAACGGGATGCGCTGGAGCGTGCGCGAATATTTTGTCAAGAATTCCATGGGCGTGTTCAAGCCGACGATTGACGTGGCTGCGCCCGTGACGCTTTCTAAAACGCGCTCGTATTACGGTACGCAAGAGACTCCCGACGCGGCCTTCACCGAGGCCATCAACTTGATCAAGCAGCGGGGCGATATCGACTTCAGCAAGTACGACAACGACCACGACAAGACCGTGGATTACGTGTACATGATTTATGCGGGCGTGGGCTCCGCGGATTCGGACGTGCAGGATGCCATATGGCCGCAGGCGGGCGACGTTTGGCCAACGATAAATCTGGGCAGCAGGTCGAATCCGCTGTATATTTCGTCGTATGCGTGTTCCGGCGAGCTTAACGGCATGATGTACACGTACGGCCAGATTTACCATCCCAGGACTCCTTCGCGCACCCTGGCGGGAATCGGCGTGCTTGTTCATGAATACAGCCACGTGCTCGGCCTGCCGGATTTTTACGATATCACGGACGCGCAGAATTATTCAACGCCCGTAGTCTGGAGCCTGATGGACCTGGGTGAATACAATACTTATCCCAGTTCGTCGGGCGGTTCGTACAACCCGTTCAACCCGTTCGCTACGGTTGACACGGTGCAGTATATGTGCGGGAGCGCGCCTCCGCGCCTGAACGGGTTCGAGAGGTTTTCGCTGGGGTGGCTGACCCCGCGGATTCTCCCGAAGGTGAATGGCGAGGTGACTCTGCGTGGAATTGACCAGAACGATGCGATTCTGATTCCGTCGACGAACAAGAAGGATTACTTTATACTCGACTACCGCGCAAAATACGATTCAATTGCGCCCATGCCGAGCAGCGGGCTTTTGATTTGGCGCATCAACTACAGCAGGACGGCGTGGGGCGGAAACGAGGTCAATATCGGCAAGAATCTTCACATGTACCTCTACCGCGCGGATAACGACTTTACGATGGATAACCAGCGGTACGCCGCGCAGGACGACCCGAACTTGAAAGGGGACCCGTTCCCGGGCCGCAAGGGCGTCACGGAGTTCGACGGATTCGTCACCTATCAGGGAGAGGATCTCGGATTGCGCATTTACGATATTGTCGAGGGGGATTCCTCGGTGACGTTCAAGGTGGAATGGGACAATCCCGATCCGGTCTCGAGTTCGTCGGAAGTGGCGAGCAGCAGTTCTGAGATGTCGTCGAGCAGCGTCGTCATGGCGGGAAACTCCAGTTCGGAGGGTCCGGTGGCCTTGCAGGGCATGCCTGTGCCGGCGGGCGCGTTGCGCGTGGAGGCCGGCGTTGTCCATGCGGAAGTTCCGGCTGCGGGCCTGAAGGTGTTGCGCGTGTTCGACGTGCAGGGGCACCTGAAGCGCAGCGAGTTCTTTGCCGGCAACGCGGTGGCGGTGAACCTGAATTCGCTGCCGCCCGGAAGGTACGTTGTGCGGCTCGATGTGGACGGGGTCTTCCTGAAAAAGGGCCTGGTCGAATTGAAATAGGAAAATTCGCGAAAAAAACGGAAAATCCATGTAAATTTTTTTACATGGATTTTTTGTCAATGTTACTTTGGGTGTAGCGATGGATATCCTCCTTGCAGGAATATAGATTCAACGTACACACCA from Fibrobacter sp. includes:
- a CDS encoding aldolase catalytic domain-containing protein; this encodes MYYETIKVLDCTIRDGGLVNKHDFSLEFVRRLYTLLTAAGIDYMEMGYKNSPELFDPKEYGPWKFCDDDLLWKVKDGIESNMKMAVMADVGRVNMDAVKPAAESPYQMFRVASYVKNIDKGISMVNAFHDMGYETTLNIMAVSRDRGPELDEALHQVNEECKADVLYLVDSFGAFYQEDIDKELARYKSIVKNKKFGFHGHNNQQLAFSNTIQAIINHVDYLDGSVSGMGRGAGNCTTELLLSFLKNPKYDLRPVLDAIQELFLPLQSKYEWGYIIPQMITGMLNRHPQDAIAVRKTEDKDNYRKFYNHMMND
- a CDS encoding M6 family metalloprotease domain-containing protein, yielding MWFYKFCPLIAIAVASLFGVSFAGPASPFPMMVKNPDGSVVVIRNVGNEKLHYTVTEDNELVVRDSLGFWNYADTAGKPTGMRVHRRGEREKGENEFLKKHNSKEIIDRFLKSRKLQLQKRDSVSVMPLRKAAPLRARANTLEEVLSRATRPQFDESITMGESNVLVILVEFSDIKFLSSTPQQDFLRYMNEDGYSENGMRWSVREYFVKNSMGVFKPTIDVAAPVTLSKTRSYYGTQETPDAAFTEAINLIKQRGDIDFSKYDNDHDKTVDYVYMIYAGVGSADSDVQDAIWPQAGDVWPTINLGSRSNPLYISSYACSGELNGMMYTYGQIYHPRTPSRTLAGIGVLVHEYSHVLGLPDFYDITDAQNYSTPVVWSLMDLGEYNTYPSSSGGSYNPFNPFATVDTVQYMCGSAPPRLNGFERFSLGWLTPRILPKVNGEVTLRGIDQNDAILIPSTNKKDYFILDYRAKYDSIAPMPSSGLLIWRINYSRTAWGGNEVNIGKNLHMYLYRADNDFTMDNQRYAAQDDPNLKGDPFPGRKGVTEFDGFVTYQGEDLGLRIYDIVEGDSSVTFKVEWDNPDPVSSSSEVASSSSEMSSSSVVMAGNSSSEGPVALQGMPVPAGALRVEAGVVHAEVPAAGLKVLRVFDVQGHLKRSEFFAGNAVAVNLNSLPPGRYVVRLDVDGVFLKKGLVELK